The following are encoded in a window of Castanea sativa cultivar Marrone di Chiusa Pesio chromosome 9, ASM4071231v1 genomic DNA:
- the LOC142610790 gene encoding B3 domain-containing transcription repressor VAL2 isoform X2 — MASSNSKKTCMNVLCDASTSADSKKGWALRSGDFAKLCDKCGSVYEQSIFCDVYHSKDSGWRECTSCGKRLHCGCITSISLVELLDCGGVSCINCAKNSGLVPISSNEKLDGFGTSKVDNVNELHPSPMDTQLDGNGIEKLKLMQLSNNFDGNGLRHLLQSHNADTIGSFGKLKEEEVFPSVGEIGTACFSNFNQACNGSSNTTKPDMYKANMGTKDIYESLPQTNLSMTLGAPSGNSSPLPSAVVDERENRKTSSPFLQGPRSRHLLPKPPRSALAGGLEANAGMVSQIRVARPPAEGRGRNQLLPRYWPRITDQELQQISGDSNSTIVPLFEKMLSASDAGRIGRLVLPKACAEAYFPAISQPEGLPLRIQDVKGKEWVFQFRFWPNNNSRMYVLEGVTPCIQSMQLQAGDTVTFSRMDPEGKLIMGFRKASNSVAMQDTYPSAIPNGAHSSETLFSGIFENLPIISGYSGLLQSLKGTADPNLNALSKHLSSATGDISWHKSEKLEDRTREGLLLPPERKKARNIGSKSKRLLIDSQDVLELKLTWEEAQDLLYPPPTFKPSIVMIEDHEFEEYEEPPVFGKRSIFVARSTGGQEQWAQCDSCSKWRRLPVDILIPPKWTCADNAWDQNRCSCSAPDELNPRELENLLRLNREFKKRRTMTSNRPNQGHESSGLDALANAAILGDSVGDPGTTSVATTTKHPRHRPGCSCIVCIQPPSGKGKHKPTCTCNVCMTVKRRFKTLMMRKKKRQSEREAEIAQRNQQTWGSRDEAEVDSTSRHASSHLDPSENEARSANELESKSQSKLVDTGKGHLDLNCHPDQEEELQAGSKRMSMMSLLQEASLPLETYLKQNGLTLTSLITEQQASSASQIPPHASNENEGQLNEDCCFVSAEQEREGGGEEDCGPEGGGEEDCGPDLSQNDAQS, encoded by the exons ATGGCGTCGTCGAACTCGAAGAAGACTTGCATGAATGTACTGTGCGATGCGTCCACGTCGGCGGATTCGAAAAAAGGTTGGGCTCTGCGATCCGGCGATTTCGCTAAGCTCTGTGATAAGTGCGG GTCTGTGTATGAGCAATCAATTTTCTGTGATGTGTATCACTCCAAGGACTCTGGTTGGAGGGAGTGCACTTCATGTGGCAAG CGCCTTCACTGTGGGTGCATCACTTCCATTTCTCTGGTTGAGCTGCTTGACTGTGGTGGTGTAAGCTGTATAAACTGTGCAAAGAATTCAGGACTTGTCCCT ATTTCAAGCAATGAAAAGCTTGATGGATTTGGCACTTCCAAAGTTGATAATGTCAATGAATTGCATCCCAGTCCTATGGACACCCAACTGGATGGAAATGGCATTGAAAAATTGAAGCTTATGCAATTGAGCAATAATTTTGACGGTAATGGGCTTAGGCACTTGCTTCAATCTCATAATGCTGACACAATTGGGTCTTTTGGGAAACTGAAAGAGGAGGAAGTTTTTCCTTCTGTAGGAGAAATTGGAACTGCATGCTTCTCAAATTTTAATCAGGCATGCAATGGATCATCCAACACAACCAAACCAGACATGTATAAAGCAAACATGGGGACAAAAGATATATACGAGTCACTGCCACAGACAAACTTGAGCATGACTCTAGGTGCTCCCTCAGGAAATTCAAGTCCCCTTCCCAGTGCCGTTGTTGATGAAAGGGAAAATAGAAAGACATCCTCTCCATTCCTACAGGGGCCTAGGTCTCGCCATCTTTTGCCTAAACCCCCAAGGTCAGCCCTTGCAGGGGGTTTGGAGGCAAATGCTGGCATGGTTTCTCAGATACGTGTTGCAAGGCCACCTGCCGAAGGACGGGGACGGAATCAGTTGCTTCCTCGTTATTGGCCAAGGATCACAGACCAAGAGTTACAGCAAATATCTGGAGA TTCGAATTCCACAATTGTGCCACTGTTTGAAAAGATGCTGAGTGCCAGTGATGCAGGTCGAATTGGTCGTTTGGTTCTCCCAAAAGCATGTGCTGAA GCATATTTTCCTGCTATTTCTCAACCAGAGGGCCTTCCTTTAAGGATTCAAGATGTGAAGGGAAAAGAATGGGTGTTTCAGTTTAGATTTTGGCCTAATAATAACAGCAGAATGTATGTTTTGGAGGGTGTAACACCCTGCATACAGTCAATGCAGTTGCAAGCTGGAGATACAG TAACTTTTAGCCGCATGGATCCTGAAGGAAAACTTATCATGGGGTTCCGGAAAGCTTCAAATTCTGTTGCAATGCAG GACACCTATCCATCTGCCATTCCAAATGGCGCTCATTCAAGTGAAACTTTGTTTTCGGGTATATTTGAGAACCTACCTATAATAAGTGGTTACTCTGGCCTTCTTCAGTCGCTTAAGGGAACTGCGGATCCAAATTTAAATGCACTTTCCAAACACTTGAGTTCAGCTACTGGTGATATTAGCTGGCATAAGTCTGAGAAGCTTGAAGACAGGACAAGGGAGGGCTTGCTGCTGCCTCCCGAGAGGAAAAAAGCACGAAATATTGGGTCCAAAAGTAAGAGGTTGCTCATTGATAGCCAAGATGTTTTGGAGCTGAAACTTACGTGGGAAGAGGCACAGGATTTGCTCTACCCACCTCCAACTTTTAAGCCAAGCATAGTCATGATTGAAGACCACGAATTTGAAGAGTATGAA GAACCTCCAGTCTTTGGAAAGAGAAGTATTTTTGTTGCTCGTTCAACTGG GGGACAAGAGCAATGGGCTCAGTGTGATAGTTGCTCCAAATGGCGAAGGTTGCCAGTTGATATACTTATTCCTCCTAAGTGGACATGTGCAGACAATGCTTGGGATCAAAACAG GTGCTCATGTTCTGCACCAGATGAATTGAACCCTAGGGAACTGGAAAATCTTCTCAGACTGAATAGAG AATTCAAGAAAAGGAGAACAATGACAAGCAATAGGCCAAACCAAGGGCATGAATCTTCAGGACTGGATGCTTTGGCTAATGCTGCAATTCTAGGAGATAGTGTGGGTGACCCAGGCACCACATCAGTAGCTACCACAACAAAACACCCCAGGCATCGTCCTGGCTGCTCTTGCATTGTGTGCATCCAGCCCCCTAGTGGGAAGGGCAAGCACAAGCCTACATGCACATGCAATGTGTGCATGACAGTTAAACGTCGCTTTAAAACCTTAATGATGCGCAAGAAAAAACGTCAATCAGAGCGGGAAGCAGAGATTGCCCAGAGAAATCAGCAAACGTGGGGCTCTAGGGACGAAGCAGAAGTAGACAGTACATCTAGGCATGCATCATCTCACCTTGATCCTTCAGAAAATGAAGCTAGGTCAGCAAATGAGTTAGAATCCAAGAGCCAAAGCAAATTGGTCGACACTGGAAAGGGTCACTTAGACTTGAATTGCCATCCTGACCAAGAAGAAGAATTGCAAGCAGGATCAAAACGTATGAGCATGATGAGTCTTCTTCAAGAAGCAAGCCTTCCATTGGAGACGTATTTGAAGCAGAATGGTCTTACTCTTACAAGCTTGATCACTGAGCAACAAGCAAGTTCAGCATCACAAATTCCGCCACATGCCTCCAATGAGAATGAGGGACAACTTAATGAGGATTGCTGTTTTGTTTCTGCTGAACAAGAGCGAGAAGGAGGCGGAGAAGAGGATTGTGGACCAGAAGGAGGCGGAGAAGAGGATTGTGGACCAGATCTGAGCCAAAACGATGCTCAATCATGA